A window of the Dunckerocampus dactyliophorus isolate RoL2022-P2 chromosome 19, RoL_Ddac_1.1, whole genome shotgun sequence genome harbors these coding sequences:
- the LOC129172645 gene encoding trace amine-associated receptor 1-like, whose protein sequence is MAIANRSDVVIDMHPCYQIDNFSYVLTSEPSVGCVCLYIFLALLSVVTICGNLLVMITIFYFKQLHIPTNYLILSLAVADMLVGIIVFPLSMAFLLSSCIYHEDLLCKIRGSFDISLSTCSILNLCCIAIDRYYAVCQPLTYRAKMNHCVVAIMILINWGVSALIAIGVMISGLQSENCEEKCLIDVLMENTIGPLLSFYLPVVIMLCIYLKILLVALRHARSIQTSTRPGLVVSKVERKATKTLATVLGVFLICWTPFFLCITFLPFSDVVVPVPVIETLNWLTLSNSMLNPFIYAFFYSWFRSGFRMIISGKLFLCDYTNSALL, encoded by the coding sequence ATGGCAATTGCCAACAGGAgtgatgttgtcattgacatgcATCCTTGCTATCAAATAGATAATTTCTCTTATGTACTAACAAGTGAGCCTTCTGTCGGCTGTGTTTGTCTGTATATTTTCCTTGCATTATTGTCTGTAGTTACAATATGTGGAAACCTCCTTGTAATGATCACTATCTTTTACTTCAAACAGCTTCACATTCCTACAAATTATCTCATTCTCTCTCTGGCTGTGGCTGATATGCTTGTGGGGATTATTGTTTTCCCCCTCAGCATGGCCTTTTTGCTGAGCTCATGCATTTATCACGAGGACTTGCTCTGCAAAATACGAGGCAGTTTCGACATATCCCTGAGCACTTGCTCTATTTTGAACCTATGCTGCATTGCCATTGATAGATATTATGCAGTGTGTCAGCCTCTGACATACAGGGCAAAAATGAATCATTGTGTTGTTGCGATCATGATATTGATCAACTGGGGGGTGTCTGCTCTAATAGCGATTGGTGTCATGATTTCTGGATTGCAGAGTGAAAACTGCGAGGAAAAGTGTTTAATTGATGTTCTCATGGAAAACACGATTGGGCCTTTATTATCTTTCTACTTACCGGTGGTCATAATGCTGTGTATCTACCTGAAGATTTTGCTTGTTGCACTGAGACATGCACGCAGCATCCAGACCTCAACCAGGCCTGGATTGGTTGTCAGCAAGGTTGAGAGAAAAGCCACCAAAACTCTTGCTACAGTTTTGGGAGTTTTTTTGATCTGTTGGActcctttctttctttgtaTAACCTTTCTGCCTTTTAGCGACGTTGTGGTACCAGTTCCAGTCATTGAAACACTTAACTGGCTGACTTTGTCCAACTCAATGCTCAATCCGTTTATCTATGCATTCTTTTACAGCTGGTTCCGATCTGGATTCAGAATGATCATATCGGGGAAACTATTCCTCTGTGATTATACAAATTCAGCATTGCTTTGA
- the LOC129172644 gene encoding trace amine-associated receptor 1-like — MAPEGKDNSTEVVISCKPYFSCVLLRIFPYLICVIITCGNLLIIISVIYFKQLHTPTNYLILSLAVSDLLVGVFVIPISTEFTQDYCMIHGSLICIVKNCTGVTLSTASVLNLMCISLDRYHAVCKPLTYKTTMTVHVVVVMILLSWSFSFLLSIGFVVAELNYAKCGEKCYNDVFIVNVCGPIFTFYLPTIVMLCIYGRIFLVAQKQARSIQNTIYRSRTPGATISKMERKATKTLAIVMSTFLICCSPFFISVMLFFTNQVPLQFAVIDVLSWLVMSNSMLNPFIYAFFYSWYRSAFKILTSGKIFQGDFSRTRL, encoded by the coding sequence ATGGCACCAGAAGGCAAGGACAACAGCACCGAGGTTGTAATTTCCTGTAAACCTTATTTTTCCTGTGTTTTACTGCGAATATTCCCCTACTTGATATGTGTTATCATAACATGTGGAAACCTCCTCATAATCATCTCTGTCATTTACTTCAAACAGCTTCACACTCCTACTAACTATCTCATTCTCTCTCTGGCTGTGTCTGATTTACTTGTTGGTGTTTTCGTCATTCCTATCAGCACTGAATTCACTCAGGATTACTGTATGATCCATGGAAGCTTAATTTGCATTGTGAAAAACTGTACTGGAGTAACACTGAGCACTGCTTCTGTTCTGAATTTAATGTGTATTTCTCTAGATAGATATCATGCAGTGTGTAAACCTCTGACTtataaaactacaatgacagttCATGTTGTTGTGGTCATGATTTTGCTGAGCTggagtttttcatttttactttccatTGGTTTTGTGGTTGCAGAATTAAACTACGCAAAATGTGGAGAAAAGTGTTACAAtgatgtttttattgtgaatgTTTGTGGACccatttttaccttttaccttcCTACGATCGTAATGCTATGCATCTATGGAAGGATTTTCCTTGTAGCACAGAAACAAGCACGCAGCATCCAAAACACAATCTATCGTAGCAGGACGCCAGGAGCAACTATCAGTAAAATGGAGCGAAAGGCCACCAAAACTCTGGCGATAGTTATGAGTACCTTCCTCATCTGCTGTAGTCCTTTCTTTATATCTGTGatgcttttttttacaaaccagGTGCCATTGCAATTTGCAGTGATTGATGTTCTGTCCTGGTTGGTAATGTCAAATTCAATGCTCAACCCATTCATTTATGCTTTCTTTTACAGCTGGTACAGGTCTGCCTTTAAAATACTTACATCTGGGAAAATATTTCAAGGTGATTTTTCAAGAACCAGGCTTTAA
- the LOC129172643 gene encoding trace amine-associated receptor 1-like, whose translation MAPEGKDNSTEVVISCKPYFSCVLLRIFPYLVCVIIICGNLLIIISVIYFKQLHTPTNYLILSLAVSDLLVGVFVIPISTEFTQDYCMIHGSLICIVKNCTQVTLGTASVLNLMCISLDRYHAVCKPLTYKTTMTVHVAVVMILLSWSFSFLLSIGFVVAELNYAKCGEKCYNDVFIVNVCGPIFTFYLPAIVMLCIYGRIFLVAQKQARSIQNTIYRSRTPGATISKMERKATKTLAIVMSTFLICCSPFFIFWMLFFTNQVPLQFAVFDVLTWLVMSNSMLNPFIYAFFYSWYRSAFKILTSGKIFQGDFSRTRL comes from the coding sequence ATGGCACCAGAAGGCAAGGACAACAGCACTGAGGTTGTAATTTCCTGTAAACCTTATTTTTCCTGTGTTTTACTGCGAATATTCCCCTACTTGGTATGTGTTATTATAATATGTGGAAACCTCCTCATAATCATCTCTGTCATTTACTTCAAACAGCTTCACACTCCTACTAACTATCTCATTCTCTCTCTGGCTGTGTCTGATTTACTTGTTGGTGTTTTCGTCATTCCTATCAGCACTGAATTCACTCAGGATTACTGTATGATCCATGGAAGCTTAATTTGCATTGTGAAAAACTGTACTCAAGTAACACTGGGCACTGCTTCTGTTCTGAATTTAATGTGTATTTCTCTAGATAGATATCATGCAGTGTGTAAACCTCTGACTtataaaactacaatgacagttCATGTTGCTGTGGTCATGATTTTGCTGAGCTggagtttttcatttttactttccatTGGTTTTGTGGTTGCAGAATTAAACTACGCAAAATGTGGAGAAAAGTGTTACAAtgatgtttttattgtgaatgTTTGTGGACccatttttaccttttaccttcCTGCGATCGTAATGCTATGCATCTATGGAAGGATTTTCCTTGTAGCACAGAAACAAGCACGCAGCATCCAAAACACAATCTATCGTAGCAGGACGCCAGGAGCAACTATCAGTAAAATGGAGCGAAAGGCCACCAAAACTCTGGCGATAGTTATGAGTACCTTCCTCATCTGCTGTAGTCCTTTCTTTATATTTTGGatgcttttttttacaaaccagGTGCCATTGCAATTTGCAGTGTTTGATGTTCTAACCTGGTTGGTAATGTCAAATTCAATGCTCAACCCATTCATTTATGCTTTCTTTTACAGCTGGTACAGGTCTGCCTTTAAAATACTTACATCTGGGAAAATATTTCAAGGTGATTTTTCAAGAACCAGACTTTAA